The Trinickia acidisoli genome includes a window with the following:
- the araD gene encoding L-arabinonate dehydratase: MSTNRKKPEDLRSHRWYGVNDLRSFGHRSRSSQMGYSREEYAGKPVIVILNTWSEINPCHTHFKVRVEEVKRGIWQAGGFPIELPVQTLSEPFQKPTTMLYRNFLAMEAEETLRSYPADGVVLMGGCDKTTPALLMGAISMDLPAIFLPAGPMLNGNWNGRTLGSGSDTWKYWADLRAGKITEDDWKGVEGGIARSPGHCMTMGTASTMTSAAEALGFTLPGFASIPAADSRHAQMAAKTGMRIVEMVWEDLKPSDIITEKSVDNAVTTCLALSGSTNAIVHMIALARRAGIPLTLGHYDDLSRRTPVLANIRPTGQYLMEDFYYAGGLRAMLKELGDSIDGTQRTVNGKTLGENIADAEIFNDAVIRRRAVPLMPDTGLAVLRGNLAPDGAVIKPGAADPKLHVHTGRAVVFKDYADMAARIDDDALDVDENSVLVLQHAGPVGAPGMPEWGQLPIPKKLLQKGVRDMLRISDARMSGTSYGACVLHVAPESFIGGPLALVQNGDLIELDVPQRKLNLLVSDEELARRRAAWVAPEPRFTRGYGAMHQIHVMQADKGCDFDFLQREGSGCAGSGGSGGEPEIH, translated from the coding sequence GTGAGCACGAACAGAAAGAAACCCGAGGACTTGCGCAGCCATCGCTGGTACGGCGTGAACGACTTGCGCTCGTTCGGCCATCGCTCGCGCAGCTCGCAGATGGGCTATAGCCGCGAGGAATACGCGGGTAAGCCGGTGATCGTGATCCTCAACACGTGGAGCGAGATCAACCCGTGCCATACGCATTTCAAAGTGCGCGTGGAAGAGGTGAAGCGCGGCATTTGGCAGGCGGGCGGCTTTCCGATCGAGTTGCCGGTGCAAACGCTCTCCGAGCCGTTCCAGAAGCCGACGACGATGCTGTACCGAAACTTCCTCGCGATGGAAGCCGAGGAAACGCTGCGTTCCTATCCCGCCGACGGCGTCGTGCTGATGGGCGGCTGCGACAAGACCACGCCTGCTCTGCTAATGGGCGCGATTTCGATGGACCTGCCCGCGATCTTCCTGCCCGCCGGCCCGATGCTCAACGGCAACTGGAACGGCCGCACGCTCGGCTCCGGCTCGGATACGTGGAAGTACTGGGCCGATTTGCGGGCCGGCAAGATCACGGAAGACGACTGGAAGGGCGTCGAGGGCGGCATCGCGCGCTCGCCCGGGCATTGCATGACGATGGGCACGGCTTCGACGATGACGAGCGCGGCCGAAGCGCTCGGCTTCACGCTGCCGGGTTTCGCGTCGATTCCGGCAGCCGATTCGCGCCATGCGCAAATGGCGGCGAAGACGGGCATGCGCATCGTCGAGATGGTGTGGGAAGACCTCAAGCCGTCGGACATCATCACCGAGAAGTCGGTCGATAACGCCGTGACGACGTGCCTTGCGCTGTCCGGCTCGACGAACGCGATCGTGCACATGATCGCGCTCGCACGCCGCGCGGGCATTCCGCTCACGCTCGGCCACTACGACGATCTGTCGCGGCGCACGCCCGTGCTCGCCAACATCCGGCCGACCGGCCAGTATCTGATGGAAGACTTCTACTACGCGGGCGGCCTACGGGCGATGCTCAAGGAGTTGGGCGATTCGATCGACGGCACGCAGCGCACGGTCAACGGCAAGACGCTCGGCGAAAACATCGCCGATGCCGAGATCTTCAACGATGCAGTCATCCGTCGGCGTGCCGTGCCGCTGATGCCCGACACGGGCCTTGCGGTGCTGCGCGGCAACCTCGCGCCTGACGGCGCCGTGATCAAGCCGGGCGCGGCCGATCCGAAGCTGCACGTGCATACGGGGCGCGCGGTCGTGTTCAAGGACTACGCCGACATGGCGGCACGCATCGACGACGACGCGCTCGACGTCGACGAAAACAGCGTGCTCGTGTTGCAACACGCGGGGCCGGTCGGCGCGCCCGGCATGCCCGAATGGGGCCAACTGCCGATCCCGAAGAAGCTGCTGCAAAAAGGCGTGCGCGACATGTTGCGCATTTCCGATGCGCGCATGAGCGGCACGAGCTACGGCGCCTGCGTGCTGCACGTGGCGCCCGAGTCGTTCATCGGCGGTCCGCTCGCGCTCGTCCAGAATGGCGACCTGATCGAGCTCGACGTGCCGCAGCGCAAGCTGAATCTGCTCGTGAGCGACGAAGAGCTCGCACGCCGCAGGGCCGCGTGGGTGGCTCCCGAGCCGCGCTTCACGCGCGGCTACGGCGCGATGCATCAGATCCACGTGATGCAGGCCGACAAGGGCTGCGACTTCGACTTCCTGCAGCGCGAAGGTTCGGGTTGTGCCGGCAGCGGAGGCAGTGGCGGCGAGCCGGAGATTCACTGA